The Clostridiaceae bacterium HFYG-1003 genome includes a window with the following:
- a CDS encoding transposase, with the protein MAMLNISIPIPTERITYKKDGPDKPRRVYHVEKRYRNALGTPTAKEVAIGKEDPTRPGWMIPNERFTEFYPLPVDAISLTPPQEVLAAGHIALLWQRAEAIGLTKALQQVFPLQAQELLAMAIYMVCEGNVMMNLDLFIRESLLSTRLSLNSQRSSELFAQISEEQRFRFFKLWSALHKDEEQTLAYDVTSISTYAEIQMAEYGYNRDQETLPQLNIGMLYGTKTALPLCYEIYSGSIVDKAFFPYMMELGELVGLNDLFYIMDRGFLTLDNLSFMAQNQLNFLMAAPKSQKIYRQALIEATAVIRHSRYHIPQTSCYGLSKVIQINELPYTLHIYLNTSSAADEEARIYQHVDRLEEELQNQMKPISITRYNKYYDVTRNASPIEEYERNHEKITEMIELAGMFCLLSNTQDKSAEEALRLYGRRDMVEKAFQNLKNSIDYDRFLTHTEKTTEGKAFVAFLSLILWSDLTNHGKNSGEKSINRLVKQMGTIKRTDYGSGCSLLQPLTRKQKDILSAFAIEPEEFLQTILHFEV; encoded by the coding sequence ATGGCAATGCTCAATATTTCAATCCCAATTCCCACGGAGCGCATCACCTACAAAAAAGATGGCCCGGATAAGCCCAGACGCGTCTATCATGTCGAAAAACGCTACAGAAACGCATTGGGTACCCCTACAGCCAAGGAAGTTGCCATTGGCAAAGAGGATCCTACTCGTCCCGGTTGGATGATCCCCAATGAACGATTCACTGAGTTCTATCCGCTGCCAGTCGATGCCATTTCCCTGACCCCGCCTCAAGAGGTTCTGGCGGCTGGTCATATCGCTCTGTTGTGGCAGCGAGCTGAGGCTATTGGATTGACCAAGGCTTTACAACAGGTATTTCCCTTGCAGGCACAAGAGCTTTTGGCGATGGCCATCTATATGGTCTGCGAAGGCAATGTCATGATGAATCTGGATCTGTTCATCCGGGAGAGCCTACTTTCTACAAGGCTCAGTCTGAATTCCCAGCGCAGCAGCGAACTGTTTGCACAGATCAGCGAAGAGCAGCGCTTTCGGTTTTTTAAGCTCTGGAGTGCTCTCCACAAAGACGAGGAACAGACCCTGGCTTATGATGTGACGAGCATATCGACCTATGCGGAGATCCAAATGGCAGAGTACGGCTATAATCGGGATCAGGAAACCCTACCGCAACTCAACATCGGCATGCTCTATGGCACCAAGACAGCCCTCCCGCTTTGCTATGAGATCTACAGCGGAAGTATCGTGGACAAGGCCTTTTTCCCCTATATGATGGAATTGGGCGAATTGGTCGGTCTCAATGATTTGTTCTACATCATGGATCGAGGCTTTCTCACCCTGGACAATCTGAGCTTCATGGCCCAGAACCAACTCAATTTCCTGATGGCTGCTCCCAAATCCCAGAAAATCTATCGTCAGGCATTAATCGAGGCAACCGCGGTGATCCGTCACTCTCGTTATCACATCCCCCAGACCAGCTGCTATGGACTGTCCAAAGTGATCCAGATCAATGAGTTGCCCTATACCCTCCACATCTACCTGAACACATCCAGTGCGGCGGATGAAGAAGCCCGGATCTACCAGCATGTTGATCGTCTCGAGGAAGAGCTGCAAAATCAGATGAAGCCCATCAGTATTACTCGGTATAACAAGTATTATGATGTGACACGCAATGCATCACCGATTGAGGAGTACGAACGCAATCACGAGAAGATCACCGAGATGATTGAGCTGGCCGGCATGTTCTGCCTGCTGAGCAATACCCAGGATAAGAGCGCAGAGGAGGCACTACGACTTTATGGGCGACGGGACATGGTGGAGAAGGCCTTCCAGAATTTAAAAAACAGCATCGACTATGACCGCTTTCTGACGCACACAGAAAAGACGACAGAAGGGAAAGCCTTTGTCGCCTTTTTGAGTCTTATTCTGTGGTCGGATTTGACCAATCATGGGAAAAACAGCGGGGAGAAATCCATCAACCGGTTGGTCAAACAGATGGGAACGATCAAGCGGACCGATTATGGATCAGGCTGCAGTTTGCTCCAGCCACTGACCAGGAAACAAAAGGACATTCTTAGCGCGTTCGCCATCGAACCGGAGGAATTTCTTCAAACCATTCTCCACTTTGAAGTATAG